The Nitrospirota bacterium genome includes a region encoding these proteins:
- a CDS encoding DUF4384 domain-containing protein, with amino-acid sequence MTPAEDSYISIFSVDDDRNVIKLYPNEYAPARLSAARKEFIFPDDSLKSKGVKLKAAVPANKQKAVEVVLVIAAKHEEHLLESKSLQSPTLSDLMKELSELIIQDPSSWTQKTIGYEVTR; translated from the coding sequence GTGACCCCTGCTGAGGATTCTTACATAAGCATATTCAGCGTGGATGATGACAGAAACGTTATTAAACTATATCCAAATGAATATGCCCCGGCCAGACTATCCGCTGCAAGGAAAGAGTTTATCTTTCCTGATGACTCATTAAAATCAAAAGGAGTTAAGTTAAAGGCGGCTGTTCCGGCTAATAAACAGAAGGCAGTAGAGGTAGTTCTTGTTATCGCAGCCAAACATGAAGAGCACCTCCTTGAAAGTAAATCCCTGCAAAGCCCCACCTTATCCGACCTGATGAAAGAACTGTCAGAACTTATCATACAAGACCCATCATCATGGACCCAAAAGACAATCGGTTACGAGGTCACTAGATAA